Genomic window (Juglans microcarpa x Juglans regia isolate MS1-56 chromosome 2S, Jm3101_v1.0, whole genome shotgun sequence):
GGTGCTGTTTGGAGCGGTCGAGTCTGGTGTGGAACTATGTGTGTGAGGGAGAGGGATAGATTTGGAGAATCGCTTGAGGTACCAAAGTGGGCTTGACAATTGGATGGTGAGATGCGAATGTGGGGCTCAAGATGATGATGGGGAGAGGATGGTGGAATGCGACATTTGTGAGGTGTGGCAGCACACTCGCTGCTCTGGCATTGAGGAGACTGAAGCTGTTCCACCTCTATTTGTGTGCTCAGGATGCTGCGGCTCACTTGTTCTGTCGTCGAAAAATGAATCTTCCTGTGCATTTGAGTGTTCTGGCACTCTGCTCATGCCTACTACAGAGACTTATGGACTCAAGCTTGGGTATTGAGATTTGTTGTGAAATGAAACGTTCACTGCCTGCTATATCCTTCTTGTCATATGATTGGAGCTAGTAAAAGAGCACAGAGAATTGCCCTTACTCATTGTTTCCCATCTTGAAGGTCCTGAATACCCTTTTTCCCATCTTATTCAGGAAACCTTGCTCTTTTCCTTGCTCATTTAGGTTGAGATAAATGAAATCACTTGACACGAAGTGAGGGAATTGTAAAATTTTGTCTACGTTTCCAACTTACTTAAATGCATGTAATCTTTGAAGAGTCTCGCAAGTTCTTTGTTGCGTgttcatttatttccttttgttttgcttaattctacaaaattaatcttacaaattgacatgacttcatGTGATccattagatttactttacagtaaatgtaattttacaaatttgatGAATTACATCAAGCCACgacaatttataagattatttttgtgtacaccctttgtggctaaagtatttctcaatttattatGTTTGATTCTGGGTTTATGCGTACTATTCACACCCTAATATTGTTTGAGGCAGGACGAAACTTCCCTTGCAATGATATACCTGTTACTTGTATTAATGTATATATCCTATATTTTTCTGCGTCTATCACTATAAATCCTATATTTTCAAATCGCGAAAATATGAAACCATCGATCTTTGGTTGTTTAATGTTAATTAGAGAATGATATTTTCCTCTTCATCTCAAATAGAGAGTACAGTTTGCTAGAGACGAGAGAACTAGCAAATCTAATGTCAACCCGAATTAAGAGACGACAACAGAAGGGGAACGGGACCGCAGGGGACAGATAAAGAATACTATGCCAGTGAGTTTTTCATCTCTGCTGATGAATTTGCTCCATATGGATTGCAACCATTCgttgaaaataagaaaagcaGAAATCAAAAAGTCAAATCTCGGTTTGATTGAATCAAGAAAGGAAGATGATCACCAGGATTTGTTCAATGGCTTCTCCAACAAAGCCGAAAGGTACATCTCTCTGCGCTCGGACCGCGATCGAGCTTCTTCCCCACGACCCCACTTCAACTTCTTGTATCCAATGCTCTCTATTAGCGGCTTGTAAAGCTCCTCGAACTGCTCTTCCACACAGAAGAAATGGTTGAGCCAAAACAACCCCCCGGGCCTGAGGATCCTGTAGATATCAAACATCAAGAAGTGCAGCAATGTCGTCAGAATCGAGTTACTCAATACGTGCATGGAATGCACGATGTCCAACGTGTTGTCGAAGAACGGTAGCCTTTGAGAAATGCTAATGTACAGAGGCACAACCCCTCTCGAGGCGATGAAATTATTGAATGGACCATTCAAATTCATGGAGGTTGTAACAATGGTTATGTTCCTTGCCATCATTCTCACAGCAAAAGTAGCCACTCCACCTCCAATGTCGAGCCTGATACGTATCGTGCCGGGATTCTTCATTGCCAATACTTCGTCGATGCTGAAGTCAAGTCCTCGATAATTACCTCCAAATACGGCCCAACgagttttctcaactgcttgcAGATCGAAACAATCTTTACAATTGCT
Coding sequences:
- the LOC121252282 gene encoding probable methyltransferase At1g29790, with the translated sequence MSYKVNGSCPDDKLLAQKLLLKGCEPSLDALAAPPMYAEPYPLPTSLWTTPSDNSAVWTAYTCKNFECLVNPKHREKRFSNCKDCFDLQAVEKTRWAVFGGNYRGLDFSIDEVLAMKNPGTIRIRLDIGGGVATFAVRMMARNITIVTTSMNLNGPFNNFIASRGVVPLYISISQRLPFFDNTLDIVHSMHVLSNSILTTLLHFLMFDIYRILRPGGLFWLNHFFCVEEQFEELYKPLIESIGYKKLKWGRGEEARSRSERREMYLSALLEKPLNKSW